A section of the Maylandia zebra isolate NMK-2024a linkage group LG8, Mzebra_GT3a, whole genome shotgun sequence genome encodes:
- the gucy2cb gene encoding guanylyl cyclase C isoform X2: protein MGSGSWLLCLFIFGILVASCPGVGQCGSGITINVILLDDEDSPWSLQYVEGEILKAIEKDSAINAAQDPAVTFNLTANFSGFDTTLYWYRGCRSSSCEAVAELNNLTESGNLGCAVLGPTCTLATFPIVDKEAGMSLSRPILSAGSFGRSCDYTFNLQRLLPPARKIVDFVTQFWKENNELKPSWKAAYTYKTTNPTEECVWYVSAIEATVEPLALNISITPLRSPTELHSVLTLRNRTSNLFIMCGSPMDLVEIKNGSKAADSSDIAFILIDLYSDVYYTNTSSLPEMKNVLVLTMPNTRSYRINPDLKDNNTMNDYMAAYHDAVLFIGQVMRTISKQNQSQLHRTEYVNVNYFRNTKFTGIAGNYTLDKYGDRDVAFSIIYTTTDNKYDILFTFDTERNKTTVVEEAPKFIWGKRLPNNMPDSGPAIRDIIMIVLAVTVVVVATIAFIFYRQNRRDRLLRKRWSHVNSDLITLMENDDINVISLNIESKKKKKFKIRCALYDKKIVILKELKNSDGNFDKTQKRELNALLHIDYYNLTKFYGTVKLDHGVFGVFEYGERGSLRCVLNDKISYPEETFMDWEFKISVMYDIAKGMSYLHASDIQVHGRLKSTNCVVDNRMVVKITDFGCNAFLSPFQDLWTAPEHLRNEGTSQKGDVYSFAIIAQEIVLRKNTFYTESCSDRSEKLSRLKSSYFRPDLNFETASEKELEVYTLIKSCWDEDPEKRPDFKKVEIYLGKIISKIHNQENESYLDNMIRRLQMYSRNLEYLVEERTALYKAERDRADNLNFMLLPGPVVKSLKETGAVEPELYDEVTIYFSDIVGFTTLCQYSTPMEVVDMLNDIYKGFDSIVDHHDVYKVETIGDAYMVASGLPKRNGNRHAVDICRMALDILAFMGTFQLRHLPGIPVWIRIGVHSGPCAAGIVGIKMPRYCLFGDTVNTASRMESTGHPLRIHVSQPTIDILERTNCKFEYEMRGETYLKGKGTETTYWLTGETGEDYDLPTPPTTENVQRLQQDLAHMTLTCLERRSRGSVRRKKLLPSQSKEDTSDQGSEVESESSLPEYLHLATVDNTLSTFL, encoded by the exons ATGGGCTCGGGAAGCTGGTTACTGTGTTTGTTCATCTTTGGAATTCTTGTGGCATCGTGTCCTGGTGTTGGACAATGTGGGAGTGGGATTACAATCAACGTTATACTGTTGGATGATGAGGACTCTCCCTGGAGCCTCCAGTATGTGGAAGGAGAAATACTGAAGGCCATAGAGAAAGATTCAGCTATTAATGCTGCCCAGG ATCCAGCTGTGACTTTTAACCTAACTGCGAATTTCAGTGGGTTTGACACAACCTTATACTGGTACCGAGGCTGCCGGAGCAGTTCATGTGAAGCAGTTGCAGAGCTAAACAACCTGACG gaaTCAGGAAATCTGGGATGTGCTGTGCTTGGACCCACGTGCACCTTAGCTACTTTCCCAATAGTTGA TAAGGAAGCCGGCATGAGTCTCAGTAGACCCATTCTCTCAGCGGGAAGCTTTGGTCGCTCGTGCGACTACACCTTCAACTTGCAGCGACTCCTGCCACCTGCACGCAAGATCGTTGACTTTGTCACCCAGTTctggaaagaaaacaatgagctcaaaCCTTCATGGAAGGCAGCGTATACTTATAAAACAACGAACCCCACAGAGGAATGCGTTTG GTATGTAAGTGCAATTGAAGCGACGGTGGAACCGCTTGCCTTAAATATTTCAATAACGCCTCTACGCAGTCCCACAGAACTGCACAGCGTGCTTACATTACGCAACAGGACATCCAACT TGTTCATCATGTGTGGATCACCAATGGACCTAGTGGAAATTAAAAACGGCTCTAAGGCTGCGGACAGCAGTGATATCGCCTTCATCCTCATTGATCTTTACAG TGATGTATACTACACCAACACATCGTCGCTGCCAGAAATGAAGAACGTGTTGGTGCTCACCATGCCGAACACCCGAAGCTACAGAATCAACCCAGACCTTAAAGACAACAACACG atgaaCGACTACATGGCCGCGTACCATGACGCAGTGCTCTTTATTGGCCAAGTGATGAGAACAATTTCTAAACAAAATCAGTCTCAGCTTCACAGGACGGAATATGTGAATGTAAATTACTTCAGAAACACCAAATTTACTG GGATTGCTGGGAATTATACGCTGGACAAGTACGGGGACAGAGACGTGGCTTTCTCAATCATCTACACCACTACTGACAACAAG TACgatattttattcacatttgACACGGAGCGCAATAAAACCACAGTGGTGGAGGAGGCTCCTAAGTTCATCTGGGGGAAAAGACTTCCCAATAACATGCCAGACAGCG GCCCTGCGATTCGCGACATCATTATGATTGTGTTGGCTGTTACTGTGGTCGTAGTGGCCACGATCGCCTTTATTTTCTACAG ACAGAACAGAAGAGATCGACTGCTCAGGAAGCGCTGGTCCCACGTGAACTCTGATCTCATCACGCTGATGGAAAATGATGACATCAACGTCATCTCCCTTAAT ATTGAAagtaagaagaaaaagaagttcAAGATCCGCTGTGCGCTCTACGATAAGAAG ATTGTGATCTTGAAGGAGCTGAAGAACTCGGATGGGAACTTTGATAAAACCCAGAAAAGGGAGCTCAATGCG CTATTGCACATCGACTACTACAACCTCACAAAGTTTTACGGCACAGTCAAGTTAGATCACGGTGTCTTTGGCGTGTTTGAGTATGGCGAGCGAGGCTCGCTCAGG tgtGTGCTGAATGACAAGATTTCATACCCAGAGGAGACCTTCATGGACTGGGAGTTCAAGATCTCTGTCATGTACGACATCGCCAAG GGCATGTCTTACCTCCATGCCAGTGACATTCAGGTTCACGGTCGCCTCAAATCCACCAACTGTGTGGTGGACAACCGCATGGTGGTGAAGATCACAGACTTTGGCTGCAATGCTTTTCTTAGCCCCTTCCAAG ACTTGTGGACAGCTCCGGAGCATCTGAGGAACGAGGGCACGTCTCAGAAAGGAGACGTCTACAGTTTTGCCATCATTGCGCAAGAGATTGTTCTCAGGAAGAACACCTTCTACACTGAATCCTGCTCCGACCGATCAG AAAAACTGTCCAGGCTCAAGTCATCCTACTTCAGACCTGATCTTAACTTTGAGACGGCTTCAGAGAAAGAattagag GTGTACACGTTGATAAAAAGCTGCTGGGACGAGGACCCAGAAAAAAGACCTGACTTTAAGAAAGTGGAAATTTATCTGGGGAAAATCATCAG TAAAATCCATAATCAGGAAAATGAGAGCTACTTGGATAACATGATCAGACGGCTGCAGATGTATTCCAGAAACCTGGAGTACCTGGTGGAAGAGAGAACGGCTCTCTACAAAGCTGAGAGGGATCGAGCTGACAATCTTAACTTTATGCTGCTGCCTGG CCCGGTGGTTAAAAGCCTGAAGGAGACCGGGGCTGTGGAGCCAGAGCTGTACGATGAAGTTACAATATATTTCAGTGACATAGTTGGCTTCACCACTCTGTGCCAGTACAGCACGCCGATGGAAGTTGTGGACATGCTAAACGACATCTACAAGGGGTTTGACAGCATCGTCGACCACCACGATGTGTACAAG GTGGAGACAATAGGGGATGCCTACATGGTTGCTTCTGGTCTTCCAAAGAGAAACGGGAACAGGCATGCAGTGGATATTTGCCGCATGGCGCTGGACATCTTGGCATTCATGGGCACCTTCCAGCTCCGGCATCTTCCCGGTATTCCTGTGTGGATACGAATCGGTGTACACTCAg GTCCCTGTGCGGCGGGCATCGTGGGAATAAAGATGCCCAGATATTGTTTATTCGGAGACACGGTCAACACAGCATCTCGTATGGAATCTACAGGACACC CCCTGCGGATCCATGTCAGTCAGCCTACCATAGATATCCTGGAGAGAACAAACTGCAAGTTTGAGTATGAGATGAGAGGGGAAACATACCTGAAG gGTAAAGGCACAGAAACAACTTACTGGTTGACAGGTGAAACTGGTGAAGACTACGATCTTCCTACTCCACCCACAAC TGAAAACGTCCAGCGGCTCCAGCAGGACCTCGCCCACATGACCTTGACGTGTTTGGAGCGTCGCTCGCGAGGTTCCGTGCGAAGGAAGAAGCTGCTACCAAGTCAGAGCAAGGAGGACACCAGCGACCAGGGGTCAGAGGTCGAGTCTGAGAGCAGCCTTCCCGAGTACCTGCATCTAGCCACTGTGGATAACACACTCAGTACCTTCCTGTAG
- the gucy2cb gene encoding guanylyl cyclase C isoform X1, which translates to MGSGSWLLCLFIFGILVASCPGVGQCGSGITINVILLDDEDSPWSLQYVEGEILKAIEKDSAINAAQDPAVTFNLTANFSGFDTTLYWYRGCRSSSCEAVAELNNLTESGNLGCAVLGPTCTLATFPIVDKEAGMSLSRPILSAGSFGRSCDYTFNLQRLLPPARKIVDFVTQFWKENNELKPSWKAAYTYKTTNPTEECVWYVSAIEATVEPLALNISITPLRSPTELHSVLTLRNRTSNLFIMCGSPMDLVEIKNGSKAADSSDIAFILIDLYSDVYYTNTSSLPEMKNVLVLTMPNTRSYRINPDLKDNNTMNDYMAAYHDAVLFIGQVMRTISKQNQSQLHRTEYVNVNYFRNTKFTGIAGNYTLDKYGDRDVAFSIIYTTTDNKYDILFTFDTERNKTTVVEEAPKFIWGKRLPNNMPDSGPAIRDIIMIVLAVTVVVVATIAFIFYRQNRRDRLLRKRWSHVNSDLITLMENDDINVISLNIESKKKKKFKIRCALYDKKIVILKELKNSDGNFDKTQKRELNALLHIDYYNLTKFYGTVKLDHGVFGVFEYGERGSLRCVLNDKISYPEETFMDWEFKISVMYDIAKGMSYLHASDIQVHGRLKSTNCVVDNRMVVKITDFGCNAFLSPFQDLWTAPEHLRNEGTSQKGDVYSFAIIAQEIVLRKNTFYTESCSDRSEKLSRLKSSYFRPDLNFETASEKELEVYTLIKSCWDEDPEKRPDFKKVEIYLGKIISKIHNQENESYLDNMIRRLQMYSRNLEYLVEERTALYKAERDRADNLNFMLLPGPVVKSLKETGAVEPELYDEVTIYFSDIVGFTTLCQYSTPMEVVDMLNDIYKGFDSIVDHHDVYKVETIGDAYMVASGLPKRNGNRHAVDICRMALDILAFMGTFQLRHLPGIPVWIRIGVHSGPCAAGIVGIKMPRYCLFGDTVNTASRMESTGHPLRIHVSQPTIDILERTNCKFEYEMRGETYLKVKGKGTETTYWLTGETGEDYDLPTPPTTENVQRLQQDLAHMTLTCLERRSRGSVRRKKLLPSQSKEDTSDQGSEVESESSLPEYLHLATVDNTLSTFL; encoded by the exons ATGGGCTCGGGAAGCTGGTTACTGTGTTTGTTCATCTTTGGAATTCTTGTGGCATCGTGTCCTGGTGTTGGACAATGTGGGAGTGGGATTACAATCAACGTTATACTGTTGGATGATGAGGACTCTCCCTGGAGCCTCCAGTATGTGGAAGGAGAAATACTGAAGGCCATAGAGAAAGATTCAGCTATTAATGCTGCCCAGG ATCCAGCTGTGACTTTTAACCTAACTGCGAATTTCAGTGGGTTTGACACAACCTTATACTGGTACCGAGGCTGCCGGAGCAGTTCATGTGAAGCAGTTGCAGAGCTAAACAACCTGACG gaaTCAGGAAATCTGGGATGTGCTGTGCTTGGACCCACGTGCACCTTAGCTACTTTCCCAATAGTTGA TAAGGAAGCCGGCATGAGTCTCAGTAGACCCATTCTCTCAGCGGGAAGCTTTGGTCGCTCGTGCGACTACACCTTCAACTTGCAGCGACTCCTGCCACCTGCACGCAAGATCGTTGACTTTGTCACCCAGTTctggaaagaaaacaatgagctcaaaCCTTCATGGAAGGCAGCGTATACTTATAAAACAACGAACCCCACAGAGGAATGCGTTTG GTATGTAAGTGCAATTGAAGCGACGGTGGAACCGCTTGCCTTAAATATTTCAATAACGCCTCTACGCAGTCCCACAGAACTGCACAGCGTGCTTACATTACGCAACAGGACATCCAACT TGTTCATCATGTGTGGATCACCAATGGACCTAGTGGAAATTAAAAACGGCTCTAAGGCTGCGGACAGCAGTGATATCGCCTTCATCCTCATTGATCTTTACAG TGATGTATACTACACCAACACATCGTCGCTGCCAGAAATGAAGAACGTGTTGGTGCTCACCATGCCGAACACCCGAAGCTACAGAATCAACCCAGACCTTAAAGACAACAACACG atgaaCGACTACATGGCCGCGTACCATGACGCAGTGCTCTTTATTGGCCAAGTGATGAGAACAATTTCTAAACAAAATCAGTCTCAGCTTCACAGGACGGAATATGTGAATGTAAATTACTTCAGAAACACCAAATTTACTG GGATTGCTGGGAATTATACGCTGGACAAGTACGGGGACAGAGACGTGGCTTTCTCAATCATCTACACCACTACTGACAACAAG TACgatattttattcacatttgACACGGAGCGCAATAAAACCACAGTGGTGGAGGAGGCTCCTAAGTTCATCTGGGGGAAAAGACTTCCCAATAACATGCCAGACAGCG GCCCTGCGATTCGCGACATCATTATGATTGTGTTGGCTGTTACTGTGGTCGTAGTGGCCACGATCGCCTTTATTTTCTACAG ACAGAACAGAAGAGATCGACTGCTCAGGAAGCGCTGGTCCCACGTGAACTCTGATCTCATCACGCTGATGGAAAATGATGACATCAACGTCATCTCCCTTAAT ATTGAAagtaagaagaaaaagaagttcAAGATCCGCTGTGCGCTCTACGATAAGAAG ATTGTGATCTTGAAGGAGCTGAAGAACTCGGATGGGAACTTTGATAAAACCCAGAAAAGGGAGCTCAATGCG CTATTGCACATCGACTACTACAACCTCACAAAGTTTTACGGCACAGTCAAGTTAGATCACGGTGTCTTTGGCGTGTTTGAGTATGGCGAGCGAGGCTCGCTCAGG tgtGTGCTGAATGACAAGATTTCATACCCAGAGGAGACCTTCATGGACTGGGAGTTCAAGATCTCTGTCATGTACGACATCGCCAAG GGCATGTCTTACCTCCATGCCAGTGACATTCAGGTTCACGGTCGCCTCAAATCCACCAACTGTGTGGTGGACAACCGCATGGTGGTGAAGATCACAGACTTTGGCTGCAATGCTTTTCTTAGCCCCTTCCAAG ACTTGTGGACAGCTCCGGAGCATCTGAGGAACGAGGGCACGTCTCAGAAAGGAGACGTCTACAGTTTTGCCATCATTGCGCAAGAGATTGTTCTCAGGAAGAACACCTTCTACACTGAATCCTGCTCCGACCGATCAG AAAAACTGTCCAGGCTCAAGTCATCCTACTTCAGACCTGATCTTAACTTTGAGACGGCTTCAGAGAAAGAattagag GTGTACACGTTGATAAAAAGCTGCTGGGACGAGGACCCAGAAAAAAGACCTGACTTTAAGAAAGTGGAAATTTATCTGGGGAAAATCATCAG TAAAATCCATAATCAGGAAAATGAGAGCTACTTGGATAACATGATCAGACGGCTGCAGATGTATTCCAGAAACCTGGAGTACCTGGTGGAAGAGAGAACGGCTCTCTACAAAGCTGAGAGGGATCGAGCTGACAATCTTAACTTTATGCTGCTGCCTGG CCCGGTGGTTAAAAGCCTGAAGGAGACCGGGGCTGTGGAGCCAGAGCTGTACGATGAAGTTACAATATATTTCAGTGACATAGTTGGCTTCACCACTCTGTGCCAGTACAGCACGCCGATGGAAGTTGTGGACATGCTAAACGACATCTACAAGGGGTTTGACAGCATCGTCGACCACCACGATGTGTACAAG GTGGAGACAATAGGGGATGCCTACATGGTTGCTTCTGGTCTTCCAAAGAGAAACGGGAACAGGCATGCAGTGGATATTTGCCGCATGGCGCTGGACATCTTGGCATTCATGGGCACCTTCCAGCTCCGGCATCTTCCCGGTATTCCTGTGTGGATACGAATCGGTGTACACTCAg GTCCCTGTGCGGCGGGCATCGTGGGAATAAAGATGCCCAGATATTGTTTATTCGGAGACACGGTCAACACAGCATCTCGTATGGAATCTACAGGACACC CCCTGCGGATCCATGTCAGTCAGCCTACCATAGATATCCTGGAGAGAACAAACTGCAAGTTTGAGTATGAGATGAGAGGGGAAACATACCTGAAGGTAAAG gGTAAAGGCACAGAAACAACTTACTGGTTGACAGGTGAAACTGGTGAAGACTACGATCTTCCTACTCCACCCACAAC TGAAAACGTCCAGCGGCTCCAGCAGGACCTCGCCCACATGACCTTGACGTGTTTGGAGCGTCGCTCGCGAGGTTCCGTGCGAAGGAAGAAGCTGCTACCAAGTCAGAGCAAGGAGGACACCAGCGACCAGGGGTCAGAGGTCGAGTCTGAGAGCAGCCTTCCCGAGTACCTGCATCTAGCCACTGTGGATAACACACTCAGTACCTTCCTGTAG
- the csdc2a gene encoding cold shock domain-containing protein C2a: MSDPDPSLPTVPPLPLTSPRTPLQLSFPFLREGSRVWEKERKPPQPGELPSPLPTKRTRTYSATVRAKSGPVFKGVCKNFSRSQGHGFIRPSHGGEDIFVHISDIEGEYVPMEGDEVTYKVCPIPPKNQKIQAVDVVITHLNPGTKHETWSGQIISS; this comes from the exons ATGTCAGACCCTGACCCCTCTTTGCCGACAGTCCCCCCACTGCCCCTCACTTCTCCGCGCACTCCCTTGCAGCTCTCCTTTCCCTTCCTGAGGGAGGGCAGCCGGGTTTGGGAGAAGGAGAGGAAACCACCACAGCCCGGAGAGCTGCCTAGCCCACTGCCTACTAAACGTACTCGCACATACTCAGC GACAGTGCGAGCTAAATCAGGTCCTGTATTTAAAGGGGTGTGTAAAAACTTCTCCAGGTCTCAGGGTCATGGATTCATACGGCCTTCCCACGGAGGAGAGGACATCTTTGTCCACATCTCTGA CATTGAGGGAGAGTACGTGCCTATGGAAGGAGACGAGGTTACGTACAAAGTGTGCCCCATCCCTCCCAAGAACCAGAAGATTCAGGCTGTCGACGTGGTGATCACCCACCTGAATCCAGGCACAAAGCATGAGACCTGGTCAGGTCAGATCATCAGCTCCTAG